ATAGAAAGCGCCGACCAGGAAGAAGACCAGGAAGGGCTGGAAGATGGTGTTGTTGATGATCTGGCCGGCGCGCGTGAGCTCGACGAAGCCGATCACCGAGGCCAGCGAGGTCATCTTGATGATCTGCACCAGGAAGCCGACCGTGGGCGGCAGCGAGAGGCGCACGGCCTGCGGAATGATCACGAGGCGCAGCGTCTGCCAGCGCGAGAAAGCCAGGCACTCCGAGGCTTCCCACTGCGGCTTGGGCATCGCCTCGATGCAGCCGCGCCAGATGTCACCCAGGTAGGCGCTCACGTAGATCATCATCGCGATGCCGGCCGCCACCAGCGAGGGCAGCGAGAGGCCGTACACCGAGAGTCCGAAGTACACGATGAACAGCAGGATCAGCAGCGGAATGCCCTGGATGCATTCGATGTAGACCACCGCAAACCAACGCAGCCAGGCGCGCGGCGAGAT
This region of Variovorax sp. RKNM96 genomic DNA includes:
- a CDS encoding amino acid ABC transporter permease, whose translation is MSLGHFTFTHLMYLVQSIGWTLLLSALAFVLGAIGGFGLMLARISPRAWLRWFAVVYIECIQGIPLLILLFIVYFGLSVYGLSLPSLVAAGIAMMIYVSAYLGDIWRGCIEAMPKPQWEASECLAFSRWQTLRLVIIPQAVRLSLPPTVGFLVQIIKMTSLASVIGFVELTRAGQIINNTIFQPFLVFFLVGAFYFALCYPLSRWSEAMEKKLNVANR